The sequence TCTGGAGGCAGCACGAGAGCGCTATTTGAACCAAGACGAAGGAGAAGTGGTGGAATTAATTGATAGTGTTTTATTGGAATTGCGCGATCGCCCTTCGCCGAGTCCCTCTGAGCCATCGGAGGAGGATTCTGAGGCTCCCGATCCCGATTCCGATCCCGAACTCGAGTGAGGTAAATTCTATGGACTGGTGGAAAAAATTACGTAAAAATCCCCTAGCACGGTTAGGTGCCCTGGTTTTAATTAGCTTTTATGCAATTACCATTGGCGCTGGCTTTGTTGCTCCCTACAGTCCCTACAGTACTCAGCTCGATGGTTCTTTGCTGCCTCCAACTCCGATTGAGTGGTTTGACGATCGCGGTGGATTTTCTCCCCGAGTTTATCCGACAACTCAAGGGGCAACAGATTTAGCAACGGGCGATCGCCCTCTAATTATCGATCGCGATCGTCCTTCAAAAATTCGTTTCTTTGTGACTGGAGAGTCCTACAAAATCCTCGGTATTATTCCGGGAAATATCCATTTGTTTGGAACGGAAGGGGAAGGTCGAATTAATCTGCTCGGAACCGATACCCAAGCACGAGACCAGTTCAGTCGTTTGCTCTACGGCGGTCAGATTAGCCTCAGTATCGGTTTAGTCGGAATTTTGATTTCTTTTCCCCTCGGGATGCTCGTCGGCGGTATATCGGGCTATTTTGGCGGCTGGACGGATGCCGCGATTATGCGATTGGCGGAAGTCTTGATGACAATTCCGGGAATTTATTTATTGGTAGCGTTAGCGGCAATTATTCC is a genomic window of Roseofilum casamattae BLCC-M143 containing:
- a CDS encoding ABC transporter permease gives rise to the protein MDWWKKLRKNPLARLGALVLISFYAITIGAGFVAPYSPYSTQLDGSLLPPTPIEWFDDRGGFSPRVYPTTQGATDLATGDRPLIIDRDRPSKIRFFVTGESYKILGIIPGNIHLFGTEGEGRINLLGTDTQARDQFSRLLYGGQISLSIGLVGILISFPLGMLVGGISGYFGGWTDAAIMRLAEVLMTIPGIYLLVALAAIIPPQLTSAQRFLLIVIITSFISWSGLARVIRGQVLSLKEQQFVQAAQAMGANSVYIIIRHILPQTATYVIISATLAIPGFIVAESVLSLIGLGIQEPDPSWGNLLSSGTNASILVLQPWLVWPPAILIILTVLSFNLLGDGLRDALDPRSLRESS